The Oncorhynchus keta strain PuntledgeMale-10-30-2019 chromosome 28, Oket_V2, whole genome shotgun sequence DNA segment CTACAGTGGTTTGTGAAGGGTTTTTTTTGCCATGCAAAATCTTTTTTTTACtgtgaacaaaacaagaaataagaaaCAGAACTTGatcgtgcataactattcacccccctcaAAGTAAACACTTTGTAGAGcgaccttttgcagcaattacagttgcaagtctcttggggtatgtctctataagcttggcacatctagccactgggatttttgcccaatcttcaaggcaaaactgctccagctccttcaagttggatgggttccgctggtgtacatcaatatttaagtcatactacagattctcaattagattgaggtctgggctttgactcggCCATTCCAagaaatgtaaatgtttccccttaaaccactcaagtgttgtaTTCTAATGTTATTTAACCACTGACATGAACTCAGAACATCCAATTTAATTATTTTTCTTTGAACAATTGTAATTGAGTGAGAAAAAAAAATAACTTAGAACATAATTTGCGAGATAAAAAAAACCTGTTGATTTTATAGTGCCCGCTTAAAGTTGTTTATTAACCATCTATATTGACAGAGACCAGTGCACTATTTTACCTTGTACACGAAGAACTCGGGGAAGAGTTGCAGGGGAGAGAAGAATGTGCCTATTTGGGGAAAACAAAGTTGCTCATGACATGTTTTAAAAGGTCGCTTAGGTCACttttttgcccattctaacgttcaatcaaacagtaactgaatgcctcgacgTCTGCCTGCTTTATGTAGCCAGCCACATGACTCACTGTCTTTAGGAGCGAACCATTTTAAtgaactggccactgagtgtatatgGTGTGACAAGCCCTAAGTAAGCAGCTAAGTAAGTAGAAGATACAGTACATCTTCTGCCAACAAGCATCCCTTGTGGTGTGACATTATCCTAAGTAGGTCCAAGTAATGCGTAGGTTATAATTGTGTAATTACAGTTATCATGCAATGTCTTAGTAATACCTAATGATTTCTGTATTGTAAAATAAAATTCTACCCAACATTTGACCCTCATTTTCCAGCCTCCAACATGCTGCCTGCTGGCTGGTCCTGATTGGCTACCTGCTGGACTTGGCAGACGGGGCAGTTGCCAGGCGACTGGATGCATGCTCTGCACTAGGTGAGTGGAGTGATGTCCGTTACCAGGGTTAAACTTCCACAGACACGCTGATGCACTAGCCTGAAACATGTTAGTTTGAAAATGACTATGAGAGGGCAAGACCACACAAACATATGGAACCAGGTTAGTGAAGCACACAGCCCAGCCCTCTACTACAGGCACTGGTCATTATAGCTGATGGATCAAAAGGCAACAGTTACTCCTTAAAAGACAGAAAGAGGCATGTATAATGCAGAGAAGTGAATTTACCAATGTATTTACATATTTTACAGAAATAGAAGCCGATCAGCATACACTCTTACTTACAAAAATCTAGAACCTAAAAAGGTTATTTGGTTGtctataggagaaccctttgaagaacccttttggttccaggtagaaccccttctacagagttctacatggaaccgaaaagggttctcctatggggacagccaaagaatccTTTTGGAAGTGTAGATACAGTGCCCTCAAAGTATTCGCACCTCTTGACAttttgttgtgatacagcctgagtTTTAAATGGTTTAAATGATCACtggtttacacacaataccccgtaatgccAAAGTGggattatgtttttagacatgtttcagattcaacaacaaagaccagggaggtttttcaatgtgtcgcaaagggcacctattggtagaaaaaaaaagttgaatattcctttgagcatgaAGTTATTCATTTAACTtttgatggtgtatcaatacacccagtcactacaaggatacaggcgtccttcctaactcagttaccggagaggaaggaaacctgtcagggatttcaccaatggtgactttaaaacagtttaacggctgtgataagagaactgaggatggatcaacattgtagttactccacaatacaaacCTAATTGACAGTAAAAAGGAAGCCTATACAGAATACAAGTGTTCTacaacatgcatcctgtttgcaagaaggcactaaagtaaaactgcaaaaaatgtggcaaagcattTAACTTTTTGTCCAGAATGCAacatgtttggggcaaatccaaaatCGCatgactgagtaccactctccttattttcaagcatagtggtggctgcatcatgttatggatggacttataattgttaaggactggggagtttttcggGAGAAGGGAATCACGAAAtacagctaagcacaggcaaaatcttaaaggaaaacctgcttcagtctgcttcccaccagacactgggagatgaattcacctttcagccggacaataacctaaaacacaagaccaaatatacgttggagttgcttaccaagaggaCATTGAATGGTCCTGAGTGGCCTTCAAAATCTATGGGatgacttgaaaatagctgtatataccaatgatcaacaaccaacttgacagagctggaaagaaaatattgtacaatccaggtgtgcaaagctcttagatttACCCAgagtcacagctgtaattgctgccaaatggtggttctaacatgtattgactgtaagggatttcttccattgaaggagaggcggaccaaagcgcagcgtggttgttttgattaatgttttaataaatcacatgaacaaactaacaaaaccgTGAAAACCCAaaccagccctatctggtgcaaaacacagagacaggaacaatcacccacaaaacccaacacaaaacaggctacctaaatatggttcccaatcagagacaatgactaacacctgcctctgattgagaaccatatcaggccaaacatagaaatagacaaaccagacacacaacatagaaagcccacccagctcacgtcctgaccaacactaaaacaaggaaaacacatacgaacgatggacagaacgtgacattgACTCAGTgctgtgaatacttatgttaatgagatttatatatttaattttcaataaatgtgcaaatatttctaaaaacatgttttcactgtcattatggagTGTTGGGTGTAAATGGGTGAGAATttgttttaatccattttgaattcaggctgtaacacattaAGTTGAGCGGTATGgttactttcagaaggcactctAAGTGACAGCAGATAACTGGTTTTCCCTCTGAAGACGCCATAAGAAAACCTTCTTAAATGACATGGAGaatccaaaaggcacctaagtgACAGCAAACCAAACGACTTTGAATTGCATTAAGTGTACTTGCTGTCACTGCTATCCTGATCTGCTTCTATCTTTGTATGTAGTTCAATAAATTCTTCTCTGCATTGCAATGGCTTCATGTTGTTGAATTCCCTCTGCCGTAGGGCTATTTAAAAGACTTGTGTATTATTAGGAAATGGCATAGCTAACGTTTCCATACTCATTGTTCCCGACACAGCACATTCTCAAATGATCCCAACATAAAAGTACATACTTTGTACATGACAACCTCCTGTGTGCAGATAGTCACGTCTACACTACCGTGGTCGCCACGGCTGCCTGAAATAGCTCCCAGCAGGTGCACCACAATGCGTCGTCACCCGGACATTTCGGGCTTTGGCTTTGTGTCCCGACAGTATTTTTCTGCATGACTTTGCAGGTGGGTGTTGTTGTACCCCCCTTTTTTTGTGTCAATTGAACAATCACTTTACGATTAAGCATTCTAATTCGGGGAGATCATGCTCCAATTGTCTGTTTTATCCCAATGCTTTGGGCTCTCAGCATATCTGAAATTGCTAAAATTGTTGACCCCTGTGCTGTGGAATTCCATCTCGTTCATTGGAGCTGGGGTCAAAATCACCTCATGCTCGTCGCTCAGTGAAAACATTCTCCCTGCTCAGGGGGGACAAATAGACTGTGGCATTTGGGAATGTTGTTTATAGAGGAAAGTGTCAGGCCTGAAAAGTTGACACCGAAATGTCCactacagacaaacacactcacacatgcacgcacgtgcacatactcacacacactgataagTAGGCCGTTGGCATAAACAAGATTAGATAAACTTGTTTTGCCTTATGTAAGAAGGCATTAGCAGTGAACTAGCCTCACAGCAGTAACATGTGTGATCTGTGTGACTCGAAGTTATGAAACAAATGTATAACTAGTCACTTCCTGTCTTCTGGTTCAGGTGCTAAACTGGATGATTTTGCAGATTTCACAACCTTTGGGATTGCAACTTCATTGCTCCTGAGGACACATGCCTTAATGGACAACATCTTGTGCATGTGCTATGTCCTGTCTGTGATTGTCCGACTCTGCTTCTTCTCCAGCGGTAAGGAACGCCTTCAAGCAGAAAAAAAGCATGGTATCCCTTGTGAAATCCTAGGATAATAGCATGATCAATTTCTAGACAGTCTACGAAAACATTTCTTTGTGTATTTGCCATTCAGGAAAAAAAACTAATCTTTGGGTATTTCAGATTCAGAAGTACTGATGTgggttctgtctctctttctgtggcTCTTCTTCTCTAGGCATCCCCTTCATGTACCGTGGCCTGCCATGTATCTACTCTTCTGCCATCCTTGCCTGTCTCTCCCTGCTGACCGGAGGTAATATGGTGATCCTGCGGGTCACTGCTGTGGCCATGATCCTCTTCATGGTCAACCAGGGATTCTACCCTCACGACAGGGTCCTGGAGTCACAGGCCTGGAAGAAGGTGGTCTACGCTGGAGGTAATACTCAAGATCAGTGTTTCTTAATCCTGGTCCAGGGGACCCAAAGGAGTGCACAATttagtttttgccctagcactacaaatcaaatcaaatttatttatatagcccttcgtacatcagctgatatctcaaagtgctgtacagaaacccagcctaaaaccccaaacagcaagcaatgcaggtgtagaagcacggtggctaggaaaaactccctagaaaggccaaaacctaggaagaaacctagagaggaaccaggctatgtggggtggccagtcctcttctggctgtgccgggtggagattataacagaacatggccaagatgttcaaatgttcataaatgaccagcatggtcgaataataataaggcagaacagttgaaactggagcagcagcacggtcaggtggaagttgaaactggagcagcagcacggccaggtggactggggacagcaaggagtcatcatgtcaggtagtcctggggcatggacCTAGGGCTCAGGCCCtccgagagagcgaaagaaagagagaaggagagaattagagaacgcacacttagattcacacaggacaccgaataggacaggagaagtactccagatataacaaactgaccctagccccccgacacaaactactgcagcataaatactggaggctgagacaggaggggtcaggagacactctggccccatccgaggacacccccggacagggccaaacaggaaggatataaccccacccactttgccaaagcacagcccccacaccactagagggatatcttcaaccaccaacttaccatcctgagacaaggctgagtatagcccacaaagatctccgccatggcacaacccaagggggggcgccaacccagacaggatgaccacatcagtgaatcaacccactcaggtgacgcaccccttccagggacggcatgagagagccccagtaagccagtgactcagcccctgtaatagggttagaggcagagaatcccagtggaaagaggggaaccggccaggcagagacagcaagggcagttcgttgctccagagcctttctgttcaccagacgacactcaatcatatgacccactgaagatatgagtcttcagtaaagacttaaaggttgagaccgagtttgcatctctgacatgggtaggcagaccgttccataaaaattgagctctataggagaaagccctgcctccagctgtttgcttagaaattctagggacaattaggaggcctgcgtcttgtgactgtagcgtacgtgtaggtatgtacggcaggaccaaatcagagagataggtaggagcaagcccatgtaatggtttgtaggttagcagtaaaaccttgaaatcagcccttgctttgacaggaagccagtgtagagaggctagcactggagtaatataatcaatttttttggttctagtcaggattctagcagccgtatttagcaccaactgaagtttatttagtgctttatccgggtagctggaaagtagagcattgcagtagtctaacctagaagtgacaaaagcatggattaatttttctgcatcatttttggacagaaagtttctgatttttgcaatgttacgtagatggaaaaaagctgtccttgaaatggtcttgatatgttcttcaaaagagagatcagggtccagagtaacgccgaggtccttcacagttttatttgatacgactgtacaaccattaagattaattgtcagattcaatagaagatctctttgtttcttgggacctagaacaagcatctcagttttgtccgagtttaaaagtagaaagtttgcagctatccacttccttatgtctgaaacacatgcttctagcaagggcaattttggggcttcaccatgtttcattgaaatgtacagctgtgtgtcatccgcatagcagtgaaagttaacattatgttttcgaataacatccccaagaggtaaaatatatagtgaaaacaatagtggtcctaaaacggaaccttgaggaacaccgaaatttacagttgatttgtcagaggacaaaccattcacagagacaaactgatatctttccgacagataagatctaaaacaggccagaacttgtccgtgtagaccaatttgggtttccaatctctccagaagaatgtggtgatcgatggtaccaaaagcagcactaaggtctaggagcacgaggacagatgcagagcctcggtctgatgccattaaaatgtcatttaccaccttcacaagtgccgtctcagtgctatgatggggtctaaaaccagactgaagcatttcgtatacattgtttgtcttcaggaaggcagtaagttgctgcgcaacagccttttctaaaatttttgagaggaatggaagattcgatataggccgatagttttttatattttctgggtcaaggtttggctttttcaagagaggctttattactgccacttttagtgagtttggtacacatccggtggatagagagccgtttattatgttcaacataggagggccaagcacaggaagcagctctttcagtagtttagttggaatagggtccagtatgcagcttgaaggtttagaggccatgattattttcatcattgtgtcaagagatatagtactaaaacacttgagcgtctctcttgatcctaggtcctgggacagttgtgcagactcaggacaactgagctttgaaggaatacgcagatttaaagaggagtccgtaatttgctttctaataatcataatcctttcctcaaagaagttcatgaatttatcactgctaaagtgaaagtcattcTCTCTTGgagaatgctgctttttagttagctttgcgacagtatcaaaaaggaatttcggattgttctttttttcctcaattaagttagaaaaataggatgatcgagcagcagtaagggctcttcgatactgcacggtaccgtctttccaagctagtcggaagacttccagtttggtgtggtgccatttccgttccaattttctggaagcttgcttcagagctcgggtattttctgcgtaccagggagctagtttcttatgagaaatgtttttaggggtgcaactgcatctagggtattgcgcaaggttaaattgagttcctcagttaggtggttaactgatttttgtcctctggcgtctttgggtagacagagggaatctggaaggacatcaaggaatctttgtgttgtctgtgaatttatagcacgacttttgatctTCCTTGGTTgtggtctgagcagattatttgttgcaattgcaaacgtaataaaatggtggtccgatagtccaggattatgaggaaaagcattaagatccacaacatttattccatgggacaaaactaggtccagcgtatgactgtgacagtgagtgggtccagagacatgttggacaaaacccactgagtcgatgatggctccgaaagccttttggagtgggtctgtggacttttccatgtgaatattaaagtcaccaaagattagaatattatctgctatgactacaaggtccgataggaattcagggaactcagtgaggaatgctgtatatggcccaggaggcctgtaaacagtagctataaaaagtgattgagtaggctgcatagatttcatgactagaagctcaaaagacgaaaacgtcattttttttttgtaaattgaaatttgctatcgtaaatgttagcaacacctccgcgtTTCAACTGATCAAATGTTTGAGTTGattagtggaatcaggtgtgtagtgctagccTCGTACAACCAGCCTGAACTCACGAGCTTACATAAATTATTTGCTACATGGATCATTTATGTAAGCTCACAAGATCAGGCTGGTTGTGCGTTGCTAGTGTAGAGCTAG contains these protein-coding regions:
- the tmem269 gene encoding transmembrane protein 269 isoform X4, producing MILLTPSSGFFQHTNKLFLSEQATGVQLKEFVRKNAANALSMANMLMGMASILCSLNGLQHAACWLVLIGYLLDLADGAVARRLDACSALGAKLDDFADFTTFGIATSLLLRTHALMDNILCMCYVLSVIVRLCFFSSGIPFMYRGLPCIYSSAILACLSLLTGGNMVILRVTAVAMILFMVNQGFYPHDRVLESQAWKKVVYAGGVVIVFCSSFPPACVYYLLWSVSYILFPTTLWSCKV